TCGCTCGCCGGGGCGGCAGCGACGAACTGGCCATCACGCATCACCGTGATGTCGTCGGCAATCTGGAAGATCTCGTCCATCTTGTGGGTGATGTAGATGATCGCGACGCCTGCTGCTTTCAGGTCTGCGATCTGCCTGAAGAGCATCGCAACTTCGGTGTCGCTGATCGCCGACGTCGGTTCGTCCATGATGATGAGGGAGGCCTCACGAGAAATCGCCTTGACAATTTCGATGAGCTGCATCGTGGCGATGGACAGATCTCGCATCTTGGTTTGGGGGCTGTATTTCAGACCCAAACGATCGAGCAGCGTCTGCGTATCTGAGTTCATGCGATCGAAATCGACGAACCGGGACAAAACGCCCGTCCTGCTATAAGTGGGTTCGCGGCCGAGAAAGATGTTTTCGGCGATAGTCATGTCTAGCACCGGGCTGAGTTCCTGATGGATCATCGAGATCCCTCGCTCCAGCGCGGCTGCGGCGCTCTGATGGTCGAGCTTTTCGCCTCTGAAAAGGATCTCTCCGCCGTCGATCGCGTAGATGCCGCTTAGAATCTTCATGAGCGTCGACTTGCCCGCGCCATTCTCCCCGACGAGAACATGGACGGTGCCTGCACGAACCTTCAGGCTCATGCCATCGAGCGCGAGAACACCGGGGAAGGCCTTGGTGATTGAGCGCATTTCAAGAACGAAGCCGGCTCCGCTATCTATAGGCGTGCGATGGCCTTCGCCGCCCGAAAGCGGCGCCACCCTTTGCAAGGTCGCAGACATGAGAGTATTTCCTCCAGATGAGAGAGCTCTCCCAAGCTCTCCCGCCAAACTGGCTTTTGCTGGAAGATGAAATCGCGAAAATTCTGCAAACTGTCAACGAACAGCTGGATTTTTCTCCCAAAAACTCTCATAAATAACATCAAGTTTTGAAAGGTTTGGTATGTCTCGCCCAACGATCCCTGACTTGGCAAAGGCCGCGAATGTGAGCATTTCAACGGTCGATCGCGTCCTGAACGGTCGCGATCCGGTGCGCCCGCAGACGGCCGAGCGGGTTCTGAACGCCGCCCGGCAGATCGGCTTTCATGGGGTGACGGCCATCGCTCGCCGACTCGAGCACGACAAGCCGGTGATCAAATTCGGTTTTCTTCTCAAGCAGTCTCACCGCAAGCTTTATCAAATGTGGAGTGACATTCTCGTTGCGGCGACGGAAGCATTTCCCGACGCCCATGGCAGGGCCATCGTTAGATTCATGGACGATCTTGCCCCCGATAAGGCTGCCGAGGCGATCTACGCTCTCAGTCGCGAAGCCGACGTCATCGGAATGATCACCTCTGACCACCCGCAGGTGAACCACGCCGTCGATGGTCTTGCAGCAGAGAACATTCCCGTTGTGACCATGATTTCCGATATTTCCACCGCCTCCCGCGCAGCCTATGTCGGCAACGACTGCATCAAAAAGGGCCGCACGGCCGCCTGGTTCATCGCCGGGCTGAATAGCGACGGCGGCAAGGTTTCCGTCTTCGTCGGGAGTCACCGATATCTCGCCCAAGAGCTGAATGAGATGGGCTTTCGATCATATTTCCGGGAGAGTGCGCCGGGCTTCCAGATGCTGGAGACGGTTGCAACGCTTGAAGAGCCCGAAATAGCCTATGAGGCGACGCGACGCCTTCTGCAGACTGAGCCCAATTGGGTCGGACTCTACGTTGCCGGTGGCGGCATCACCGGTGTGATGCGAGCCCTGCGGGAAGATGGCGAGCCGGCAGCCAAACGCCTGGTGGTCGTAGCACACGAACTCACCAACGAAACCAGAGCCGGTCTTGCTGAGGGGCTAATCAGGGTCGTCCTGTCTCACCCGGCAAAGCTGCTGGGAGAGACCCTGGTGCGGGCAATGGCGCAGGCTCTCGACACCAACCGATCACAGACCGTTTCGCAGCACATTGTGCCGTTTGACTTTTATACTGCTACGAATATTTGAAGCTTCTCCGCGTGCGATGCGAAATGGCGTAGATACCGCGCGGGCGACCGGATTGTCGTGCCGGGCTGCTATATGGTCGATTCCAATTGTGGTGTGCGAGCAAATGCCTCTAAGGCTAGCTCGTCCAATGTCGATCATGACGCGCGCTCTAGGCTATCGTCGTAAGTCCGCGCCGCCTTGGGAAAGGCAACCGCGCCCTTGTTTTCGTTCGGTAGTGTCGGCGGCCTGTCTGACACTGGCCCGCCCTGTTTATCACATTGTTTTTATGTGCCTCCGGCAAAACGTGACCACCTCGACGCATGGATTTTGTCATGCTCCCGGTGCAGATTGGCCAGCGGCCGCCTTGGCCTTCAGAAAATTGGAGAGGAACATATGAATTGGAAAGCAGTAGCTGCCGCCGCAGCGATGGCAGGAATAGCCTTCGGTTCCGTGACCGCCGCCGATGGCACCCATGATTCGCGCATTGCGCTGATGAAGAAGATCGGCGGTTCGGCAGGCGCCATGGCCGCCATCGCCAAGGGCGAGAAGCCCTATGATGCCGAGACGGTAAAGTCGGCGCTGACGACGATCGCCGCAACGGCCAAGGTTTTCCCCGATCAGTTCAAGCCGGGCAGCGATAGGAACGATCCCGAGGTCAGCCCGAAGGTCTGGGAAAACATGGACGACTTCAAGGCGCGCGCCGCAAAGCTCTCCACTGACGCCGAAACCGCGCTCGCTCAGCTTCCGTCCGATGCCGCCGCCGTCGGTGCCACGGTCAATACGCTGGGCGCCAATTGTGGCGGCTGTCATAAGGCTTATCGTATCAAGGAGTGATAGGCCGGCCTGAGCAATTTCAACTGGCGCGGATTGCCTGATGTGGGATCGACGGCGGTAACGTCGGCAAGAGGGGAGGCGGCGCATGGCCCGCAGGTTCATCCGGTTACTGCTCTGTCTGATCGGCGTCGCCGTTCTCGGCGGCGGCGCCTTCTACCTCGTTACCGTACCCGATCCGCTGCCGGAGAGTCATTGGGCCGGTCTGGGCGTGCCGGACCTTGCAAACGGTGAGACGGTCTTCTGGGCGGGCGGCTGCGTCAGCTGTCATTCAGCGCCCGGCTCCGAAGGCGATGCCAGGCTGACGCTGTCGGGCGGTCTGGCCCTGAAGAGCCCTTTCGGCACTTTCCACGTGCCGAACATTTCGCCGGATGAAAAGGCCGGCATCGGCGCCTGGACACTGGTCCAGTTCGGCAATGCAATGAAGCGCGGCGTCGGCCCGGGCGGAGAACATCTCTACCCGTCTTTTCCCTATGGCTCCTATTCCCGCATGAGCGACAAGGACGTCAACGATCTCTTCGCCTTCCTGAAGACGCTGCCGAAGAGCGCCAACGTCACGCCCCCGCATGAGTTGCCGTTCCCCTACAACATCCGGCTTGCGCTCGGCGGCTGGAAATTCCTCTATTTCAACGACCAGCCGCGCGTCGCGCTCGCCAGGAGCGACGACAAGATCAAGCGCGGGCAATATCTCGTCGAAGGCCCCGGCCATTGCGGCGAGTGCCACACGCCGCGCAATGCGCTCGGCGGCTTCCAGGCCGATCAGTGGCTCGCCGGTGCTCCTAACCCGGAGGGGAAGGGGCGCATACCCGATATCACCCCGGCTTCGAAGAGCATCGGCGGCTGGAGCGAGGCGGATATCGCCAACTACCTCGAAACCGGCTTCACGCCCGATTTCGATTCCGTCGGTGGTTCGATGGTCGATGTCCAGCGGAACATCGCCCGCTTGCCGGCCGCCGACCGCGAGGCGATCGCTGCCTATCTGAAAGCAGTGCCGGGGCGTTAGAAAGCCGTCGTCTGACTGCTTGGCACCGTCGGCAGATCTCCCCTGTCACACGGAGGTGGGACCCGGCATGAGATCATAGGGATGGCGCCAGCCGGGCATGTTGCTGATCCGGTCTTTCCAGGCTGCGATGGCCGGATAAGCGCTGTGCTCGATCCCGGTGTCCTCCGGCATGAAGACATACCCTGCCAAAGAGAGGTCTGCGATCGTCAGCCGCTCGCCGACCATGAAGGCCCGGCCTGTCAGGTGTTCGTCGACAACGGCATAGGCAGCTTTGGCCCTCAGTCTCAAAAACTCGACGACCGGTGTCTCGCCGCTCTTCTGGAGGCCGTAAATGAACCTCAGCGTCGCGTAATAGCTCGTGAATTTATGGTTGTCGAAAAGGATCCACCTCATGACGTCGCGCCGTTCTGCGGCCGTCTGCGCCCCAAAGCGCCCGGTCACCTCCGACAGATAATCCAGGATGACCCCCGATTGGCTGATCTTTGTTTGTCCATGTTCGAGCACAGGCGCCTCGCCCTGTTCGTTTACGGTTTCTCGCCATTGCTCGGTTCGCGTTTCGCCGCCCAGATAATCAACGAAAATACTGTCCCACTCGATGCCGGCAAGCGCGAAGAAGAGCGCAACCTTGTAGCAGTTCCCCGAGAGAGCGAAGCAATGGAGTTTGAAATCAGACACGGAGGCTCCTTATGAAAACAAAGGCTTGAAAGTCGGGTCAAGGCAAGCTGAAAGATTGTGATGCCCGCATTATGAAATCGACTGCATGTAGCGCATGCCGGTCACGGGACGCGGGATGAAATCCATCTGTTCGTAGAAGCGGTGGGCGAGCACGTTGCCGGTCGCGGCGCTGACGGAGAGGTAGCAGCAACCTGCGTTGCGCGCCGTCTCGCGGGCCCGGTCGACGAGCAACTGCCCGGTGCCGTGGCCGCGATGGCCGTCGCGCACGAAGAGATGGTGCAGGTCCATGCCGCGTTTGCCTTCCTGCGCCCTGTAGAGCGGCACGAGAATGGCGTATCCGATCAGCCCTTCGCCGGTCTCGGCCACAAGCGCGGTAATCCAGGGCAGCGGGCCGAACAGGTCGCGCTCCAATTGTTCTGGCGTCGTAGCGGCCGCATCGCCGTGGTGAGCGGCAAGCAGAGCGATCATCTCGTTGAGCTCGGGCAGATCGCGCGGCTTGGCGGTGCGAATCGTCACCACCAATGGGCGCATCAGTGAAATTTCGCTGTCTTCGATTTCGGTCATGGTCTTCGCGTCCTTGATAATCTGCCGTCAGGACGCTGCCGATACAACAAAGCCGCCTGACGGCGGCTTGTTGACAATATGATCTGTCGGGCCGCCCTTTACAGGTACAGCCAAAAATACGAGCGGCTCTGGTGCGCGTTTTTGATCATGGCGCATCAATCGCCGCAAACCGGGCATTTGTCAATGGCATTGGAGAGTAGCGCTCACGACGCTGTCACGGTCATTGATGTTGGCGGGCACGCTTGATAGGATACCCCCCTATGTTATAAAAGGCCGATCATGTCCCATACCACCCTGCAGAAAAAGAAGCTCATCGCCCGCATCAGCCGCCTGAAGGGGCAGATGGAGGCGGTGGAGCGGGCGCTCGAGGCCGAACGCCCCTGCGGCGAAATCCTGCAATTGCTGGCCTCGATCCGCGGCGCGTTGACCGGTCTGACCGGCGAGGTACTTGACGATCATCTGCGCGAGCATGTGCTGAATGCCGCTGACGCCGCCGCAAGGGGCGAGGCGGTCGAGGAAATTTCGGAAGTGTTGCGAACCTATATCCGCTGATGAGAGAAGGAGCCTGGAATGAATGCCGGGATCGGGAAAGCCCAAATGACCGCCCTCGAACACGATCATGTCTTCCTCGGCGCCGATCATCAGCGCAATGAGCTGCGGATCTGGCTGGTGATCGGCCTGACCGCGGTGATGATGGTGGCTGAAATCGCCGCCGGGACGATCTACGGCTCCATGGCCCTGGTAGCTGATGGCTGGCACATGTCCACCCACGCCAGCGCGCTGTTGATTTCGGCGCTCGCCTATCTCTTCGCCCGCA
This DNA window, taken from Rhizobium etli CFN 42, encodes the following:
- a CDS encoding c-type cytochrome, which produces MNWKAVAAAAAMAGIAFGSVTAADGTHDSRIALMKKIGGSAGAMAAIAKGEKPYDAETVKSALTTIAATAKVFPDQFKPGSDRNDPEVSPKVWENMDDFKARAAKLSTDAETALAQLPSDAAAVGATVNTLGANCGGCHKAYRIKE
- a CDS encoding cytochrome c yields the protein MARRFIRLLLCLIGVAVLGGGAFYLVTVPDPLPESHWAGLGVPDLANGETVFWAGGCVSCHSAPGSEGDARLTLSGGLALKSPFGTFHVPNISPDEKAGIGAWTLVQFGNAMKRGVGPGGEHLYPSFPYGSYSRMSDKDVNDLFAFLKTLPKSANVTPPHELPFPYNIRLALGGWKFLYFNDQPRVALARSDDKIKRGQYLVEGPGHCGECHTPRNALGGFQADQWLAGAPNPEGKGRIPDITPASKSIGGWSEADIANYLETGFTPDFDSVGGSMVDVQRNIARLPAADREAIAAYLKAVPGR
- a CDS encoding GNAT family N-acetyltransferase, encoding MTEIEDSEISLMRPLVVTIRTAKPRDLPELNEMIALLAAHHGDAAATTPEQLERDLFGPLPWITALVAETGEGLIGYAILVPLYRAQEGKRGMDLHHLFVRDGHRGHGTGQLLVDRARETARNAGCCYLSVSAATGNVLAHRFYEQMDFIPRPVTGMRYMQSIS
- the dmeR gene encoding Ni(II)/Co(II)-sensing transcriptional repressor DmeR — encoded protein: MSHTTLQKKKLIARISRLKGQMEAVERALEAERPCGEILQLLASIRGALTGLTGEVLDDHLREHVLNAADAAARGEAVEEISEVLRTYIR
- a CDS encoding glutathione S-transferase family protein encodes the protein MSDFKLHCFALSGNCYKVALFFALAGIEWDSIFVDYLGGETRTEQWRETVNEQGEAPVLEHGQTKISQSGVILDYLSEVTGRFGAQTAAERRDVMRWILFDNHKFTSYYATLRFIYGLQKSGETPVVEFLRLRAKAAYAVVDEHLTGRAFMVGERLTIADLSLAGYVFMPEDTGIEHSAYPAIAAWKDRISNMPGWRHPYDLMPGPTSV
- a CDS encoding substrate-binding domain-containing protein → MSRPTIPDLAKAANVSISTVDRVLNGRDPVRPQTAERVLNAARQIGFHGVTAIARRLEHDKPVIKFGFLLKQSHRKLYQMWSDILVAATEAFPDAHGRAIVRFMDDLAPDKAAEAIYALSREADVIGMITSDHPQVNHAVDGLAAENIPVVTMISDISTASRAAYVGNDCIKKGRTAAWFIAGLNSDGGKVSVFVGSHRYLAQELNEMGFRSYFRESAPGFQMLETVATLEEPEIAYEATRRLLQTEPNWVGLYVAGGGITGVMRALREDGEPAAKRLVVVAHELTNETRAGLAEGLIRVVLSHPAKLLGETLVRAMAQALDTNRSQTVSQHIVPFDFYTATNI